A genomic region of Roseateles amylovorans contains the following coding sequences:
- a CDS encoding ABC transporter ATP-binding protein, with product MNRGTASSPSSLAMPAEHAIGTAPADQTGDPLAATALQPVPAIRITLRALALSGRPVLKPLTLAPARRAWTAIVGPNGAGKSTLLRAMSGLLPFDGSLTLDDRPWAAWPARERARHIAWMGQNESTAEDLTAFDVVMLGRLPHQAWLAPANAQDHTAVQLAMRQTQSWEWRERPLGSLSGGERQRVLLARALAVQSGVLLMDEPLAHLDPPHQSDWVHLVRERVRDGAAVVSVLHELNIAMQADLLVVMDDGRIVHQGPPHDTATHAALQQVFQQRLLILQVQGRWIALNA from the coding sequence ATGAACCGCGGCACTGCCTCCAGCCCGTCGTCACTGGCGATGCCCGCTGAGCATGCGATCGGCACGGCCCCGGCCGATCAGACCGGCGACCCGCTGGCGGCGACCGCGCTGCAGCCGGTTCCCGCCATTCGCATCACCTTGCGTGCGCTGGCACTGTCGGGACGTCCGGTGCTGAAACCGCTGACGCTGGCCCCCGCGCGTCGCGCCTGGACCGCCATCGTCGGCCCGAACGGCGCGGGCAAATCCACCTTGCTGCGCGCCATGTCCGGCCTGCTGCCCTTCGACGGCAGCCTGACGCTGGACGACCGCCCCTGGGCCGCCTGGCCGGCGCGTGAGCGGGCACGGCACATCGCCTGGATGGGCCAGAACGAATCCACCGCCGAGGACCTGACCGCCTTCGACGTGGTCATGCTGGGCCGTCTGCCGCATCAGGCCTGGCTGGCGCCGGCCAATGCGCAGGACCACACCGCGGTGCAACTGGCGATGCGCCAGACCCAGAGCTGGGAATGGCGGGAGCGGCCGCTGGGCAGCCTGTCCGGCGGCGAACGCCAGCGGGTGCTGCTGGCGCGCGCGCTGGCGGTGCAATCCGGCGTGCTGCTGATGGATGAACCCCTGGCCCATCTGGACCCGCCGCATCAAAGCGACTGGGTGCATCTGGTGCGCGAACGGGTGCGCGATGGGGCCGCCGTGGTCAGCGTGCTGCATGAACTCAACATCGCCATGCAGGCCGACCTGCTGGTGGTGATGGACGACGGTCGCATCGTCCACCAGGGGCCGCCGCATGACACCGCCACCCACGCCGCCCTGCAGCAGGTGTTCCAGCAGCGCCTGCTGATCCTGCAGGTGCAAGGCCGCTGGATCGCGCTGAATGCCTGA
- a CDS encoding cobyrinate a,c-diamide synthase, translating into MPCPALLISAPASGQGKTSVTAALARSARRRGQRVRVFKTGPDYLDPMILSRASGHPVHQLDLFMGGVDHCRALLADAARDADLILVEGVMGLFDGNPSSADLAAAFGLPVMVVLDASAMAQTFAALATGLARFRDDVRVVGVVANRVGSDHHAALLAEGLPADLPLVAALKRAPALSLPERHLGLVQALELPDLDAQLDAWADAWDAGCAHGQASEALWRPVDFSSAPADPIHALGQPLSGRRIAVAQDACFSFIYPTNLSMLSTLGADVRLFSPIAGDDLPDCDALWLPGGYPELHAPALQQHPRFFDALRQHLGAGRPLLAECGGMLVLLDALTDADGIDHPMAGLMPGQARLQPKLAALGLQAITWPEGELRGHSFHYSTMETPLAPIATARNPNAGRTAEPLYAQGSLRASYVHHYFASNPAAVAAFFKGDR; encoded by the coding sequence ATGCCCTGCCCCGCCCTGCTCATCAGCGCCCCTGCCTCCGGCCAGGGCAAGACCAGCGTGACCGCCGCCTTGGCGCGATCGGCGCGCCGACGCGGCCAGCGGGTGCGGGTGTTCAAGACCGGTCCCGACTACCTGGACCCGATGATCCTGTCGCGCGCCAGCGGCCATCCGGTCCATCAGCTCGATCTGTTCATGGGCGGCGTCGACCACTGCCGCGCCTTGCTGGCCGATGCCGCGCGAGACGCGGACCTGATCCTGGTGGAAGGCGTGATGGGCCTGTTCGACGGCAACCCCAGCAGCGCCGACCTGGCCGCCGCCTTCGGCCTGCCGGTGATGGTGGTGCTGGATGCATCCGCCATGGCGCAGACCTTCGCGGCCCTGGCCACCGGGCTGGCGCGCTTCCGAGACGATGTGCGGGTGGTGGGCGTGGTCGCCAACCGGGTGGGCAGCGATCACCATGCCGCGCTGCTGGCCGAAGGCCTGCCGGCCGATCTGCCGCTGGTGGCCGCACTGAAACGGGCGCCGGCGCTGAGCCTGCCGGAGCGTCATCTCGGCCTGGTCCAGGCGCTGGAACTGCCCGACCTCGACGCGCAGCTCGACGCCTGGGCCGACGCCTGGGACGCCGGCTGCGCACACGGCCAAGCCAGCGAGGCGCTGTGGCGGCCGGTGGACTTCTCGTCCGCACCGGCCGATCCCATCCATGCGCTGGGCCAGCCCTTGTCGGGCCGGCGCATTGCGGTCGCGCAGGACGCCTGCTTCTCGTTCATCTATCCGACCAATCTGTCGATGCTGAGCACCTTGGGTGCCGATGTTCGACTGTTCTCCCCGATCGCCGGTGATGACCTGCCCGACTGCGATGCGCTGTGGCTGCCCGGTGGCTATCCGGAACTGCATGCGCCGGCGCTGCAGCAGCATCCCCGCTTCTTCGACGCCCTGCGTCAACACCTCGGCGCGGGCCGACCGCTGCTGGCGGAATGCGGCGGCATGCTGGTGCTGCTGGACGCGCTCACCGATGCCGACGGCATCGACCATCCGATGGCCGGCCTGATGCCCGGCCAGGCCCGGCTGCAACCCAAGCTCGCGGCACTGGGGCTGCAAGCCATCACCTGGCCCGAAGGCGAGCTGCGCGGCCACAGCTTCCATTACTCGACGATGGAAACGCCGCTGGCGCCGATCGCCACGGCGCGCAATCCCAACGCCGGCCGCACGGCCGAGCCGCTGTATGCGCAGGGCTCGCTGCGCGCGAGCTATGTGCACCACTACTTTGCGTCGAACCCCGCCGCGGTGGCGGCCTTCTTCAAGGGCGATCGATGA
- the bluB gene encoding 5,6-dimethylbenzimidazole synthase codes for MTDAQHRFTDAERDAVYRAIELRRDVRHFTPSPPLPDGQLERLLQAAHQAPSVGLMQPWRFMRLSVPAWRERLVPLVEAERLRTAEALGERGATFMQLKVEGLRDCAELLAVVLAPDDGTVFGRRSLPREMAWCSAACAVQNLWLAARAEHLGMGWVSMFDPVELARVLRLPTGSEPLGLLCLGPVDRFYDQPMLEETGWRHRRPLNDMLMETPRDAD; via the coding sequence ATGACCGACGCCCAACACCGATTCACCGACGCCGAACGCGACGCCGTCTACCGCGCGATCGAGCTGCGCCGCGACGTGCGCCACTTCACGCCCTCGCCGCCGCTGCCGGACGGGCAACTCGAACGGTTGCTGCAGGCGGCGCACCAGGCGCCTTCGGTGGGCCTGATGCAGCCGTGGCGCTTCATGCGGCTGAGCGTGCCGGCCTGGCGCGAACGACTGGTGCCGCTGGTGGAGGCGGAACGGCTGCGCACCGCCGAGGCCTTGGGCGAACGCGGTGCGACCTTCATGCAGCTCAAGGTCGAAGGCCTGCGGGACTGCGCGGAGTTGCTGGCGGTGGTGCTCGCGCCGGACGACGGCACCGTCTTCGGACGCCGCAGCCTGCCGCGCGAGATGGCCTGGTGCTCCGCCGCCTGCGCGGTGCAGAACCTGTGGCTGGCCGCCCGCGCCGAGCACCTGGGCATGGGCTGGGTCTCGATGTTCGACCCGGTCGAGCTGGCGCGGGTGCTGCGCCTGCCGACCGGCAGCGAGCCGCTGGGGCTGCTGTGCCTCGGACCGGTGGACCGCTTCTATGACCAGCCGATGCTGGAAGAAACCGGCTGGCGCCATCGCCGGCCGCTGAACGACATGTTGATGGAGACGCCTCGCGATGCAGATTGA
- the cobO gene encoding cob(I)yrinic acid a,c-diamide adenosyltransferase has protein sequence MQIEQPPVDRERIIPSGERRGLVLVHTGDGKGKSTAAFGLALRAHGRGKAVKIYQFMKVPSARFGEHRVFEQLGVPIEGLGDGFSWKSKDLEHSAQLARDGWARARDTILGGEHFLVVLDEIMYPLRYGWLPLDPVLATLRERPAHVHVVLTGRNAPQELMDLADTVTEMALIKHHFKAGVPAQRGIED, from the coding sequence ATGCAGATTGAACAACCGCCCGTGGACCGTGAACGGATCATTCCCAGCGGCGAGCGCCGCGGCCTGGTGCTGGTCCACACCGGCGACGGCAAAGGCAAGAGCACCGCGGCCTTCGGCCTGGCGCTGCGCGCCCATGGCCGCGGCAAGGCGGTCAAGATCTACCAGTTCATGAAGGTGCCCAGCGCGCGCTTTGGCGAGCACCGGGTGTTTGAACAACTGGGCGTGCCCATCGAAGGACTCGGCGACGGCTTCTCCTGGAAGAGCAAGGACCTGGAGCACTCCGCGCAGTTGGCCCGCGATGGCTGGGCGCGCGCGCGCGACACCATTCTGGGCGGCGAGCACTTCCTGGTGGTGCTGGACGAGATCATGTATCCGCTGCGCTACGGCTGGCTGCCGCTGGACCCGGTCCTGGCCACGTTGCGCGAACGACCCGCCCATGTCCATGTGGTGCTGACCGGCCGAAACGCCCCGCAGGAACTCATGGACCTGGCGGACACGGTCACTGAAATGGCCTTGATCAAACACCACTTCAAAGCGGGCGTCCCGGCCCAACGCGGCATCGAGGACTGA
- the cbiB gene encoding adenosylcobinamide-phosphate synthase CbiB translates to MSWLFPLSMLMALSVDRLWGEPPTWAHPVVAMGRYLGLFKQRLCNLAPQMAFVAGALAWLAGAAGVIALALVIEQLIWLGLTPWAGPGHLIAAGLLMGLLLKPLLAWRMLREEVAEVEVALTRSLEDGQSQLARLVSRDTRVLSAVEVRETAIETLAENLNDSVIAPLFWFAIAGLPGAALYRFANTADAMWGYRGRWEWAGKWAARADDLMSWIPARLTGLALIVTRPAHLGRLLPRLWREAGRTPSPNGGWPMGAMALRLDRRLSKPGHYCLHADGGEVRAGDGVVAQRLASQALVLLTVVMAAAAAGMRGAWW, encoded by the coding sequence ATGAGCTGGCTCTTTCCCTTGTCCATGTTGATGGCGCTGAGCGTGGATCGCCTGTGGGGCGAGCCGCCGACCTGGGCGCATCCGGTGGTGGCCATGGGTCGCTACCTGGGGCTGTTCAAGCAACGGCTGTGCAACCTGGCGCCACAGATGGCCTTCGTGGCGGGCGCACTGGCCTGGCTGGCGGGCGCCGCAGGGGTCATCGCCTTGGCGCTGGTGATCGAGCAATTGATCTGGCTCGGGCTCACGCCGTGGGCGGGCCCCGGGCACCTCATCGCCGCCGGCCTGCTGATGGGTCTGCTGCTCAAGCCCTTGCTGGCTTGGCGGATGCTGCGCGAGGAGGTCGCCGAGGTGGAAGTGGCCCTGACGCGGTCGCTGGAAGACGGCCAGAGCCAGCTCGCCCGCCTGGTGAGCCGCGACACGCGTGTGCTCAGCGCCGTGGAGGTGCGGGAAACGGCCATCGAAACCCTGGCCGAGAACCTGAATGACTCGGTCATCGCGCCGCTGTTCTGGTTTGCCATCGCCGGTCTGCCCGGGGCGGCGCTCTATCGATTCGCCAACACGGCCGATGCGATGTGGGGCTACCGCGGCCGATGGGAATGGGCCGGCAAATGGGCCGCACGCGCCGACGATCTGATGTCGTGGATCCCCGCACGCCTGACCGGGCTGGCCCTGATCGTCACCCGCCCCGCCCACCTGGGGCGCCTGCTCCCGCGGCTGTGGCGCGAAGCCGGCCGCACGCCCTCGCCCAACGGGGGCTGGCCGATGGGCGCCATGGCGCTGCGGCTGGACCGCCGACTGAGCAAACCCGGGCATTACTGCCTGCATGCGGACGGTGGCGAAGTGCGCGCGGGAGATGGCGTCGTCGCCCAGCGGCTGGCGTCGCAGGCCCTGGTTCTGTTGACGGTGGTGATGGCGGCTGCGGCCGCCGGAATGAGAGGCGCATGGTGGTGA
- a CDS encoding pyridoxal phosphate-dependent aminotransferase, which produces MVVSIVHGGTDNGPPILHDFSTNGHPLGPPPLAMDAVLKADRLRYPDPSYAALRECLGNWHDVDPSRVLPCAGGSEAIRRLSLAALLEGVTTVCVPQPGFADYGVAAEVLGLTVRGYSDAAGLATLLDQLDRRALVWVCDPCNPTGASFTVAEWLALDVALQRHDSRLVVDQAYEPLRLVGSNALPAVLSDRAWRMMCPNKALGLTGVRGAYLLAPRADDGTERLLALASSWVLSSEGQAMLMAWTLPAVQSQLRESLQVLRDWQGIQWRRLASLGMRQRAGSVANFWLARLPSTDHRTAAEQLARLRAQGIKLRDASSFGMPGWVRLSVQAPPALEALVLALGPMLDV; this is translated from the coding sequence ATGGTGGTGAGCATCGTCCACGGCGGCACCGACAACGGGCCCCCGATCCTGCATGACTTCTCGACCAACGGTCACCCGCTGGGGCCGCCGCCGCTGGCGATGGATGCGGTGCTCAAGGCCGATCGGCTGCGCTATCCGGATCCGTCGTATGCAGCCCTGCGTGAATGCCTCGGCAACTGGCATGACGTGGATCCCTCGCGGGTGCTGCCGTGTGCGGGCGGCTCGGAGGCGATCCGTCGGCTGAGCCTGGCGGCGCTGCTGGAGGGCGTCACCACCGTGTGCGTGCCGCAGCCCGGATTTGCCGACTACGGCGTGGCGGCCGAGGTGCTGGGGCTGACGGTGCGAGGCTACTCGGACGCGGCCGGACTGGCGACACTGCTCGACCAGTTGGATCGACGCGCGCTGGTGTGGGTCTGCGATCCCTGCAATCCGACCGGAGCCAGCTTCACCGTCGCCGAATGGCTGGCCCTGGACGTCGCCTTGCAGCGGCATGACTCCCGACTGGTGGTGGACCAGGCCTATGAGCCGCTGCGTTTGGTCGGCAGCAACGCGCTGCCGGCGGTCCTGTCGGACCGGGCCTGGCGGATGATGTGTCCCAACAAGGCCCTGGGACTGACCGGCGTGCGCGGGGCCTATCTGCTGGCGCCTCGGGCCGATGACGGCACGGAGCGACTGCTCGCGCTGGCGTCCAGTTGGGTGCTGTCGTCCGAAGGCCAGGCGATGCTGATGGCCTGGACCTTGCCCGCAGTGCAGTCGCAGTTGCGTGAATCACTGCAGGTGCTGCGCGACTGGCAAGGCATCCAGTGGCGACGGCTGGCCTCGCTGGGCATGCGCCAGCGCGCCGGCAGCGTCGCCAACTTCTGGCTGGCCCGGCTGCCCAGCACCGACCATCGAACCGCCGCCGAGCAACTGGCCCGATTGCGGGCCCAGGGCATCAAGCTGCGGGATGCGAGCTCATTCGGCATGCCGGGCTGGGTGCGGCTGTCGGTGCAGGCGCCACCGGCGCTGGAAGCGCTGGTGCTGGCGCTCGGGCCGATGCTGGACGTGTGA
- a CDS encoding cobyric acid synthase, which translates to MSTPTRRARAVMVLGTTSGAGKSFLTTALCRWYARQGLKVAPFKAQNMSNNARVVPGLNGRQGEIGSAQYFQALAARARPDVRMNPVLLKPEKDTASQVVVLGEVDEALTRAPWRARSAHLWEAARGALQALMAENDVVVIEGAGSPAEINLHDSDYVNMRTALAARAACLLVTDIDRGGAFAHLFGTHQLLPPDERALIRGFVLNRFRGDAALLSPGPEMLQSMTGVPTLATLPMWRGHGLPEEDGVFDDRPSGDGTTTLRIAVVAYPRLSNLDEFQPLRSLAGVRLSWARTPAELDGVDWIILPGSKAVAADLAWLRAQQLDGVIAAHAAAGRPVLGICGGLQMLGEALIDPHGLDGNAPGLGLLPLVTQFERDKLLREVEVRFAPTLAAPWSALQGQPARGYEIHHGRTAQHPSLSEATPVLFDAHGQPLGWQQGSVMGHYLHGLFEDDRALAALFSRPVRPLERVFDELADYIDRHFPPGVLMDLLQPGATE; encoded by the coding sequence ATGAGCACCCCCACTCGCCGCGCCCGTGCGGTCATGGTGCTGGGCACCACCAGCGGCGCCGGCAAGAGCTTCCTGACGACCGCGCTGTGCCGCTGGTATGCGCGGCAGGGCCTGAAGGTGGCCCCGTTCAAGGCGCAGAACATGAGCAACAACGCCCGGGTGGTGCCAGGTCTGAACGGGCGTCAGGGCGAGATCGGCTCGGCGCAATACTTCCAGGCGCTGGCCGCGCGGGCACGGCCGGACGTGCGGATGAATCCGGTGCTGCTCAAGCCGGAAAAGGACACCGCCTCGCAGGTGGTGGTGCTGGGCGAAGTGGACGAGGCCCTGACCCGCGCCCCTTGGCGAGCCCGCAGCGCGCACTTGTGGGAGGCCGCCCGCGGCGCGCTTCAGGCGCTGATGGCGGAGAACGATGTGGTGGTCATCGAAGGCGCCGGCTCGCCCGCCGAGATCAATCTGCATGACAGCGACTATGTGAACATGCGCACCGCACTGGCGGCCCGCGCCGCCTGCCTGCTGGTGACCGACATCGACCGCGGCGGTGCCTTCGCCCATCTCTTCGGCACCCATCAGTTGCTGCCGCCCGACGAGCGCGCGCTGATCCGCGGCTTCGTGCTCAACCGCTTCCGCGGTGATGCGGCGCTGCTGTCGCCGGGACCGGAGATGCTGCAGTCGATGACCGGCGTGCCCACGCTGGCCACCTTGCCGATGTGGCGCGGCCACGGCCTGCCGGAGGAGGACGGCGTCTTTGACGATCGACCCTCCGGCGACGGCACGACCACGCTGCGCATCGCCGTGGTGGCGTATCCGCGGCTGTCCAACCTCGATGAATTCCAGCCCTTGCGCAGCCTGGCCGGCGTGCGCCTGAGCTGGGCCCGCACGCCGGCGGAGCTGGACGGCGTCGACTGGATCATCCTGCCCGGCTCCAAGGCCGTCGCGGCCGATCTGGCGTGGCTGCGGGCGCAGCAGCTCGATGGCGTCATTGCCGCGCATGCCGCGGCCGGCCGACCGGTGCTGGGCATCTGCGGCGGGCTGCAGATGCTGGGCGAAGCCCTGATCGATCCCCACGGGCTGGACGGCAATGCGCCGGGCCTGGGCCTGCTGCCGCTGGTCACCCAGTTCGAGCGCGACAAGCTGCTGAGGGAGGTCGAGGTCCGGTTCGCCCCGACGCTGGCCGCACCATGGTCGGCGCTCCAGGGCCAGCCGGCGCGCGGTTACGAGATTCACCACGGCCGCACTGCGCAGCATCCCTCGTTGTCCGAGGCCACGCCGGTGCTGTTCGATGCGCACGGCCAGCCGCTGGGCTGGCAGCAGGGGTCGGTGATGGGCCACTATCTGCACGGCCTGTTCGAGGACGACCGCGCGCTGGCGGCGCTGTTCAGCCGGCCGGTCCGACCGCTGGAGCGCGTCTTCGACGAGCTCGCCGACTACATCGACCGGCACTTTCCGCCTGGCGTGCTGATGGACCTGCTCCAACCGGGCGCCACCGAGTGA
- the cobT gene encoding nicotinate-nucleotide--dimethylbenzimidazole phosphoribosyltransferase: MTTQDLIPEIPSLLDTRLEAALRHRIDRKTKPLGALGRLETLMLRLGLILGTETPTLEDPQLMVFAADHGLAAHGVSAYPSDVTWQMVENFLAGGAAVSVLARQHGLTLSVVDAGVRHTFQPRPGLLIAKIAMGSADMLAGPAMSTEECATAVAAGKTLLQKRPGNVLLLGEMGIGNTSAASLLLARLGGYPLTDCVGRGTGLDDTQLRHKLDVLTRAMQRHPRANEPLAALAALGGLEIAMMVGAVLQAAVERRVIVVDGFITGAAVLVAAKLRPAVLERCVFAHRSHESGHRLMLETLRADPLLDLGLRLGEGSGAALAWPLLASACKVLAEMASFDTAGVSDKH, from the coding sequence ATGACCACTCAAGACCTGATCCCCGAGATTCCGTCCCTGCTCGACACCCGCCTGGAAGCCGCCCTGCGCCACCGCATCGACCGCAAGACCAAGCCTTTGGGTGCGCTGGGCCGGCTGGAGACCCTGATGCTGCGCCTGGGCCTGATCCTGGGCACCGAGACGCCGACCCTGGAGGATCCGCAGTTGATGGTGTTCGCCGCCGATCACGGGCTGGCGGCACACGGCGTCTCGGCCTATCCGTCCGACGTGACCTGGCAGATGGTGGAGAACTTCCTGGCCGGCGGCGCGGCGGTGTCGGTGCTGGCCCGCCAGCACGGGTTGACGCTGAGCGTGGTCGACGCCGGGGTGCGTCACACCTTTCAGCCGCGCCCGGGGTTGTTGATCGCCAAGATCGCCATGGGCAGTGCCGACATGCTGGCCGGCCCCGCGATGAGCACGGAGGAATGCGCCACGGCGGTGGCCGCCGGCAAGACGCTGCTGCAGAAGCGGCCGGGCAATGTGCTGCTGCTCGGTGAGATGGGCATCGGCAACACCTCGGCGGCCTCGCTGCTGCTGGCGCGGCTGGGCGGTTATCCGCTGACGGACTGCGTGGGCCGCGGCACCGGGCTGGACGACACGCAGCTGCGGCACAAGCTGGACGTGCTGACCCGCGCGATGCAGCGCCATCCGCGGGCCAACGAGCCCCTGGCGGCCCTGGCCGCACTGGGCGGTCTGGAGATCGCGATGATGGTCGGCGCGGTGCTGCAGGCGGCAGTGGAACGGCGGGTCATCGTGGTGGACGGCTTCATCACCGGGGCCGCGGTCCTGGTGGCGGCCAAGCTGCGCCCGGCGGTGCTGGAGCGCTGCGTCTTTGCCCACCGCTCCCATGAGTCGGGCCATCGGCTGATGCTGGAAACCCTGCGGGCGGATCCGCTGCTGGACCTCGGCCTGCGGCTGGGCGAAGGCTCCGGCGCGGCCCTGGCCTGGCCGCTGCTGGCGTCGGCCTGCAAGGTGCTGGCCGAGATGGCGAGCTTCGATACCGCCGGCGTGAGCGACAAGCACTGA
- a CDS encoding patatin-like phospholipase family protein → MSPHNETNNETNNETNNETNNETNNETNHKDNDPPSQVDADAAAAAPRSLEAPAAYAQECDLVMKGGITSGVVYPLAIVEIAKAFRLRSIGGTSAGAMAAAAAAAAECGRQRQASLPPGTDPFAELETLPAFLGGRAASGGTRLLAFFRPLPALRPLFQAFTASLGRKGMVRRTVTALSVLLMHHWWITLLAAVWAACAVRQLPPEPLSLAWAVLIVAGVAVLAAGLSVFLTFRTVLRTLPGNFFGVCTGMAEPGQPHPDDTLTAWLTAYLDRLSGQAQLNPGKPLTFGDLKAQGIDLEVMTTCLTLGRPFRLPFRNDNIVKENNQFAFDEQEFRRLFPASVVDWMVANPRPFNADSDNRLLGEIDFGGLHRLPSPDDLPVIVAVRMSLSFPILLSAIPLHAVDFREVAAWRRHPERRERPAPRACWFTDGGVGSNFPIHFFDTPLPTRPTFGLDLGSLDADAPPGAARVVFPRNNGDAMMPYWRHLGSGSGLSRIAAFLGTVFSVAKDWNHESLTHMPGFRDRIGLIRLNEQEGGLNLTMPPALIQTLTDYGREAGREFVIRFGNPAKWPAGAMPSPMDWENHQAIRLRLTLAAYAEAAAEMSRSVSQLAETPSDYDRFFTGPYGPPTYRFHGLGKLDIDADDGLHVSQAGLAHWSMEALLGISKRVAMTTAVRGAGLHPGTRAPKPLPELRLRPRI, encoded by the coding sequence ATGTCGCCGCATAACGAGACGAACAACGAGACGAACAACGAGACGAACAACGAGACGAACAACGAGACGAACAACGAGACGAACCACAAAGACAACGACCCGCCATCGCAGGTGGACGCAGATGCCGCTGCTGCGGCACCGAGATCCCTGGAAGCCCCGGCCGCCTATGCCCAGGAGTGCGACCTGGTCATGAAAGGCGGCATCACCAGCGGCGTGGTCTATCCGCTGGCGATCGTGGAGATTGCGAAAGCCTTTCGCCTGCGCTCCATTGGTGGGACCAGTGCGGGCGCGATGGCGGCGGCGGCTGCGGCGGCTGCCGAATGCGGTCGCCAACGTCAGGCCTCACTGCCCCCGGGCACCGATCCGTTTGCCGAGCTGGAGACGCTGCCCGCCTTCCTGGGCGGCCGGGCGGCCAGCGGGGGGACGCGTCTGCTGGCGTTCTTCCGACCCCTGCCGGCGCTGCGGCCGCTGTTCCAGGCGTTCACCGCCAGCCTCGGGCGCAAGGGCATGGTCCGGCGTACGGTGACGGCCTTGTCGGTGCTGCTGATGCATCACTGGTGGATCACCTTGCTGGCGGCCGTGTGGGCCGCCTGTGCGGTGCGCCAGTTGCCGCCGGAGCCGCTCTCGCTGGCCTGGGCGGTGCTGATCGTGGCCGGGGTGGCCGTGCTGGCGGCGGGGTTATCGGTGTTCCTGACTTTCCGCACGGTGCTGCGCACCTTGCCCGGCAACTTTTTCGGCGTTTGTACCGGCATGGCCGAGCCGGGTCAGCCCCATCCCGACGACACGCTCACCGCCTGGCTGACGGCCTACCTGGACCGGCTCAGCGGTCAGGCCCAATTGAATCCAGGCAAGCCGCTGACCTTTGGCGACCTCAAGGCCCAGGGCATCGATCTGGAGGTGATGACCACCTGCCTGACGCTGGGGCGCCCGTTCCGCCTTCCCTTTCGCAACGACAACATCGTCAAGGAGAACAACCAGTTCGCCTTCGATGAACAGGAATTCCGGCGGCTGTTTCCCGCCTCGGTGGTCGACTGGATGGTGGCGAATCCCCGGCCCTTCAATGCCGACAGCGACAACCGCCTGCTGGGTGAAATCGACTTCGGTGGCCTGCACCGGCTGCCGTCGCCCGACGACCTGCCGGTGATCGTCGCGGTGCGCATGAGCCTGAGCTTCCCGATCCTGCTCAGCGCCATCCCGCTGCATGCGGTGGACTTCCGTGAAGTCGCCGCCTGGCGACGGCATCCGGAGCGCCGCGAGCGTCCCGCACCGCGTGCGTGCTGGTTCACCGATGGCGGCGTGGGCTCGAACTTCCCGATCCATTTCTTCGACACCCCGCTGCCCACCCGGCCCACCTTCGGGCTGGACCTCGGCAGCCTGGACGCAGACGCGCCGCCCGGTGCCGCACGGGTCGTGTTCCCGCGCAACAACGGCGACGCGATGATGCCGTACTGGCGTCACCTGGGCAGCGGATCCGGCCTGTCGCGCATTGCGGCCTTCCTGGGCACCGTGTTCTCGGTGGCGAAGGACTGGAACCATGAATCGCTCACCCACATGCCGGGATTCCGCGACCGCATCGGTCTGATCCGGCTGAACGAGCAGGAGGGCGGCCTGAACCTCACCATGCCGCCGGCACTCATCCAGACACTGACCGATTACGGTCGCGAGGCGGGCCGCGAATTCGTCATCCGCTTCGGCAATCCGGCGAAGTGGCCGGCGGGGGCCATGCCGTCACCGATGGATTGGGAGAACCACCAGGCGATCCGATTGCGCCTCACGCTGGCCGCCTATGCCGAAGCGGCCGCCGAGATGTCGCGCTCGGTCAGTCAACTCGCCGAGACCCCCAGCGACTACGACCGCTTCTTCACCGGCCCCTACGGGCCACCGACCTATCGCTTCCACGGGCTGGGCAAGCTGGACATCGATGCCGACGACGGCTTGCATGTCTCCCAGGCCGGTCTGGCGCATTGGTCGATGGAGGCGCTGCTCGGCATCTCCAAACGGGTGGCGATGACGACGGCGGTGCGCGGCGCCGGATTGCACCCCGGAACCCGCGCGCCCAAACCGCTGCCGGAACTTCGGTTGCGTCCGCGGATCTGA